Below is a window of Streptomyces sp. NBC_01429 DNA.
CCACCTCCGCGAGGCGCACCGTCCCGCTGGCCGTGGTGCGCTGCCCCATCCCGTCCCAGTCGTCCACGACGGTCACACCGGGCGCGTCCCTCCGTACGTACGCGACGTGGAGCGGACCGTCCACTCCCGCGCTCTCGACCGAACCCGACGCCGAACCGGGCGTCGAACCGGGCGTCGAATCCGACGCCGGGCCCACCGCCGGTCCCTCCCCCGTACCCACGCGCGCCAGCACCGGGATCCAGTCGGCGAACAGCGCGCCCGTCGCGTAGTGCTTCTCGCCGGTCAGCACATACGAACCGGCCGGCCCCGGGGTCAGCCGGGTCCGGATGTCCTGGACGTGCCTGGTGCCCTTCTCCGACTGCGCGTTGCCGAACCGCCGCCCCGCCAGCACCTCTCCGAGGAAGAACTTCCGCTGCTCCTCGGTGCCCTGACGGAGCAGCACGTTCACATAGACGAAGTGGCTCTGCGGGATCTGCGCCAGGCTCGGATCCGCCGCCGCCAGCAGCCGGAAGATCTCCGCGAGGGTACGGGCGGACACCTCGGCGCCGCCGTACGCGCGCGGCACCGAGACCGCGAGCAGCCCGGAGGCCGAGAGCCGGTCGACCTCGGCACGCGGCAGCGCACGCTCCGCGTCCCGCGCCGCAGCGCCGGCCCGGAACGCGACGGCCAGCCCGGCGGCGACGGCGAGGGCCTCGGCGTCGTCGGCGATCACATGCGCGCCCACGGCCTCCTGGTCGGCCACGTCAGGCCGCCACGGCGGACACACCGGCCGCGGTCGGCGCCGCCGCCGCTCGCGCGGGCGCGAGCCGCTCCGGCGCGAGCGCCAGCGAGAACTGGTCGACCACCCGGTCCAGCGCCTCCCGCGCCTCCGGATCGACCGCGACCGAGCCGTCCTCCCGTACGGAGATGTGCCGGTCCAGCACGAACCAGCCCTGGACCACGTGCGCCGCGCCCATCGACGAGAGCACCGGCCGCAGCGCGTAGTCGATGGCCAGTACGTGCGCGGTGGACCCGCCGGTGGCGAGCGGCAGCACGGTCTTGCCCTCCAGCGCGTACTGCGGCAGCAGGTCCAGCAGGGACTTCAACAGCCCCGAGTAGGCGGCCTTGTAGACCGGCGTACCGATGACGACCGCGTCGGCCTCCTCGAACAGCCGCCGCGCCCCGACGATCGCGGGATGGCCGAAGTCGGCCCCGAGCAGGGCCTCGGCGGGCAGCGTACGGACGTCGAGCGGGGTCACCCGGTGGCCCTGGGCCGTGAGCCGGCCGTCCAGGTGGCGGAGCAGCCGGGCCGTACGGGAGGTGGGGGACGGGCTGCCGGAGACGGAAAGGATGGTGGCCATACGGAGATCACCTCGGGTGACGGAAGATACGGATGGAAGGAAGGCCGGGGGGACCGGAGCCGACCGGAGCCCCGAGCGCGGCCCGGGAGCCGGAGCCCCGAGCGCGGGCCGGGAGCCGGAGCCCGGAGCCGGAGCCCTGCGCCCCGAGCCCCGAGCGCGGCGCCACCGAGCCCCGAGCCCCGAGCCCCGAGCCCCGAGCGCGGAACCGGTCAGGAGTACCAGGTCGGTTCGGGCAGTTCCCCGGTCAGCACCGAGCGCCCCACCTCGCGCCGCTTGTACGCCACCGGATCGTGCAGCGTGTGCGTACGGACGTTGCGCCAGAACCGGTCGAGGCCCTCCGCCCTCGCCGTGGACCGCGCGCCGGTGACCTCGAAGATCCGGCCGGTGACCTCCAGCGCCACCTCCGTCGCGACGGCCTTCGCCGCCGCCACCCGTACCTCGAACGCGCCCCGGTCCTCCGCCGTGACCGCGTAGGGGTCCCCGTGCAGCCGCTGGCCCTCCTCGGCCACCCGGTCCGCCAGCGCCTCGGCCGCCCAGAGCTTGGCGGTGAGATCGCCGTACACGTCGATGACGTACGGCTCGTCCACCGCGCGCTCGTGGCCGCCGTGCAGCCAGGGACGGGTCTTGGTGGTGGTGTAGGTGGCGGCGGTCTCCAGCGCGCCCGCGGCTGTCCCGAGATAGAAGTTGATGAAGACGAGCTGGATGGTGGGGACGTTGAGGGTGTTGTAGATCCGGGGCCGGAACACCTTGTCCACGTACCCGGCGGCCGACGCCCACGGCACCCGTACCCCGTCGATCGTCACCCCGCCGCTCTCGGTCAGGCGCTGGCCGATGTTGTCCCAGTCGTCGTGGAAGGCCAGGCCCTCGCTGTCGGAGGGGACGATGGCGAAGACGTGGTGGTCGGTGCCCTCCAGGACGCCTTCCAGGACGGTGACGTCGGAGACCTTGCTCCCGGTGGAGAAGGTCTTGCGGCCGGTGAAGACGAGGGTGTCGCCGTCCTCCCGTACGACCACGTCGCTGTCCCGGGGGTTGACCGCGCCGCCGAAGAACCAGCGGTGACGGGCGGCTTCCGCCTCGACGGCCTCCCACTGCTCACGGGTGCCGACGAGCCGGGCGGCCCAGTTCCACAGATAGTGGTAGCCCAGCAGCTGGCCGATCGATCCGTCGGCCTTGGCCACTTCGCGGACGACCCGGTACGCGGTCGTCCAGTCCTGGCCGCCGCCCCCGTGCGCGGCCGGTCCGAGCAGGGTGACGAGGCCGGCGTCCTTGAGCAACCTGACCTCGGCATAAGGGGTTTCGCCCGCCTTGTCGCGGGCGGCGGCGTCGGTGGCGAGGACGGCGGCCACCTCGGTGGCGCGGGCGATCCAGCCGGGGGCGTCGGTGGGGGTGGGGAGGGTGGTCCAGTCGGCGGTGGCGAGGGTGCTCATGCGGGCGGGTCTCCTCGAAGTGTGACGGGTGACGGGTGACATGTGACGGGTGACGTGTGACGTGTGACGGGTGACGGGTGACGGGTGACGTATGACGTATGACGTACGGCGGGAACGTTGGGTACGGCGTCAGGCGCTCAAAGCCACCGGCCCGGCCTCCGGTTCGCTCTCCGGGCCGTACTCCGGTTCGCTCTCCGGCAGCTCAGCCTCCAGCTCGCGCACCAGCGGCAGCACCCGCTTGCCGAAGTACTCGACCTCCTCCAGGTAGTGCAGGAAGCCGAGCAGCAGCAGATCCACCCCGCGCCGCTTGTACGCGACGATGCGCTCGGCGATCTGTTCCGGCGTACCGATCAGGCCGGTCCTGAAGCCGTCGTTGTACTGGACGAGGTCCTCGAACGACGAGTCCTGCCACATCCCCTTGCCGTCGGCCGCCGACCGCCCCGCCTGCTTCACCGCAGCGCCGAAGCCGTGCACCGCCTCGGTGTCCGCCTTCGCGACGATCTCCCGCAGCACCTCGCGCGCCTCCGCCTCGGTGTCCCGGGCGATGAGGAAGCCGTTGAGCCCGAACTTCACCCGGCGGCCCGCCTCGGCCGCCGACGCCCGTACGTCCCGGATCTGCTCGGTGACCCCGTCGAAGTCCTTGCCGTTGGAGAAGTACCAGTCGGAGACCCGGCCGGCCATGGCGCGGGCGGCCGTCGAGTTGCCGCCCTGGAAGATCTCCGGGTGCGGACGCTCGGGGGTGTTGAGCGGCTTGGGCTTCAGCGAGAAGTCCCTGATCCGGTAGAAGTCCCCGGCCAGTTCGGCGTGGTCCTCGGTCCACACCGCGCGCAGCGCGCGGATGAACTCCTCCGAGCGCCGGTAGCGCTCGTCGTGCTCCAGCCAGGGTTCCCCGAGCGCGGTGAACTCGTCCTTGAACCAGCCGCTGACCACGTTCACCGCGAACCGCCCGTGGGACAGCTGGTCGGCGGTGGCGCCCAGCTTGGCGAGCACGCCCGGGTGCCAGAGCCCGGGGTGGACGGCGGCGATGACCTTGAGCCGCTCGGTGGCGAGCAGCAGGGCGAGGCTGAAGCTGGTCGACTCGTGCTGGTACTCGGCGCCGTAACTGGCCATGTAGCGCACCTGGCTCAGGGCGTAGTCGAAGCCGTTGTTCTCGGCGAGCACGGCCAGCTCGCGGTTGTAGTCGTATCCCCAGTCGGTGCGCTGTTCGATCTTGCTGGTGACAAGACCGCCACTGACATTGGGCACCCAATAGGCGAAGCGAAGTGGTTCGGCGGCTGCGGCGGCAGCGGGCGGAAGGGACATCGGGAACTCCCGGCGTACGAAAGCGGGCAGGGGAAACGGACCCGGCGGTCCGGGGCACGGCAAAGACCGCGGAAGACCACGGAAGGCCGCGAAAGACCGCGGAAGACCACGGGCGGCAATCGGGAAACGTGAACAATTCGTTAAATCGGCGGCGCGCACCGGTCGCGGAGCGGGAGATCCATTACGGCAGTCCCCGGACGCGAAAGGAGGCGGGAAAGATCCCCGCGAACGGCCCGGACGGAGAAGGCCGGTGCGACAGCGTGCGCGCTGCTCAGCCCGTACGCCGACACAGGGCGCTGGAGACACGGACAAGGTCGACGTGACGCCGCCGGGTGAGTTCCCGAAGATCGTTCATCGGATCCCGCATCGCCGCGCCACCACCTTTCCGGCTATTCGACAGCTCCATGAACCATGAGCGTACCCCCGGGCACACTCACGGTCGATTCGGTATATACGACCCGGTGATAGGGTTTCCCTTTCACCCGGAAACCAGGTACGGCCCGAGGGCGAACCCGAAGAGCGGGACCGAGACCCTAAGCCCAAAGCCCAAAGGGCGAGGCCGAAAAGGGCGAGGCGGAAAGGCGATCACGCGCATGCGAATAGAGCAGCTCGAATACATCGCGGCCGTGACCAGGCTCGGGTCCCTGCGCCGCGCCGCCGAGGCGCTTCATGTGTCCCAGCCCGCGCTGAGCGAGACCGTCCGCAATCTGGAGCGCGAGCTCGGCGTGGACATCCTGGACCGGCGCCGCTCCGGGGCCAGGATCAGCGCCGCCGGGCGCGAACTGCTGCCGCACATCATCGGCGTACTCGACGCCGTCGACACCCTGCGCAAGGCGGCCGACGACCAGCACCGCACCACCCGCATGATCCGGCTGGGGACGGTCAACGCGGCGACGGTGCCCCTGCTCGTACCGACCATCCAGGCGTTCCGCTCCGCCCACCCGGAGACCCAGGTCGAGGTGACCGGCGCCCAACAGGCCGACATCCACCGGTCGTTGCTGGAGGGCGGGCTCGATCTGGGGCTGGTCAACTATCTCCAGGGCGACGACAAGCCGCCCGGCTTCCACACCACCGAACTCCTGCGGGGCCGCCCGGTGGTGTGCGTACGCTCCGACAGCCGCCTCGCGGCGCTGCGTACGGTCACGGTCGCCGACCTGCTGGGCGAGCCGCTCATCGTGATGCGCTCCGGATACGTCATGCACCGCTATGTGCACCGCCTCCTGGAGGGCCGCAGCCCGACCTTCTCGTACTCCACGGACGGCGCGGAGATGGGCAAGCTGATGGTCGCGGAGGGGCTGGGCGCCACGGTCCTGCCCGACTTCAGCGTCAGCGGCGACCCCCTGGAGCGCTCCGGCATGATCACCAGCCGGCCGCTGGCGGGCGACACCCCGGCCGTCCTGATGGTGATCCAGCACCCGCTCTCCACCACGATGACCCAGGCCGCCCGGGACCTCCACGCGATGTTCGTCCGCAGCGCGGAGACCTACGTACGCGAGGCTGCCGCGCGCGCGGCGGCGCAGTCGGCCGACCGGCTCTGCGAGTCAGCCGCCCGGCCCACCGACCGGCCCACCGATCTGCCCGCCAACCGGCCCACCAACCCGCCCACCGAGTGTCCACCAACCACGGCTCCGTACGGGTCCCGGCCGACCCCAAGCGCATCGTCGTCCTCAACTTCCCCGGGGCCTGCGCGCTGCTCGACCTCGGCCTGACCTATGTCGGCGGGCCCGGTTACATGCCCGACTCCGCCGCCTACACCAAGGCCAGGGCGGCAGCCCCGACAGCGGTCGACGGCGCCGACACGAACTGGCAGCTCTACGGGGCGTCCTCGTCCCACGGCAAGGTGCTCATCGACGCCGGGGCCCGCCTCCACGCCGGGGCCCGCCTCCACGCCGGGGCCCGGCAGTCCAAGGGCTTCGTCGACTACTCGTACGAGCGGATGACGGACGTGCTGGACGGCGCCGACGTCCTGGTCGCGTCCACCCAGGCCATGCCCTCGCTCCGGGCCCAGCGGATCTTCGGGCGGCTCCCGGCGGTGAAGCCGGACCGGATCTTCAGCTCCGCCCTGTTCTTCCCGGCCGGCTACGGCATCGCGCTCGCGCTGCTCGACGACGTGGAGAGGATGTGCCGCAAGCTCACGGCGAGCTGACGGCCCGTCCCGGCGCCGACCGGCCCAGCGGCACGACGACCGCCGCGTAGAAGCGGTCCACCACATCGTCCACGCTGCGGATGAAGCCCGTCTCCGCGTTCCCCCGGGTGCTGCCCATGCCCTTGAAGAGGGACAGCCGGAAGCCGCTGATCTCGCCGTCGCCCCTGGGCAGCAGATCCGCGGGCTCCGGGCGCAGCCGCTCCAGAGTGCCGCGCGGCCCGTCGCCCTCCCCCACCAGCAGGGTCTGGACGTGCAGATCGGCCGGGGCGTCGGCGAGCTGCCTGATCAGCCGCTTCGCCCAGGACAAGGGATAGCCCTGCTCGGGCGCCGGGATCTCCACCGACGTACGGAGCTTGCCGGTCCGCAGGTCGGCGCTGATCGCCAGAATGCCCTGCGTGCCCGGCGTGCCCTCGATGCGCAGCTCGGCGTCGAGCCGCCCCTCGCGGCAGAGCACGTCGGCCTGCGCCTCGCGGCGGGCCCGGGAGTCGGCGCTGCGTCTGACCCGCTGCACGGGCAGCACCTTCTGCCCCAGCTCACCGCCCAGCCGCAGACACACCTGCCGGACGAGGCGCTCCCAGCTCTCCACGACCTCGACGGCGCGGGCGTCCCCCTGGCAGAGGGTCTCCTCGTCGATGCCCTTGCGGACGGGAACCCAGGCGGGGCCCATGTTCTGGAAGCCGTGGCAGCCGGAGTTCTCGTGCTGGAGGTAGTGCAGCAGCTCCTGGAGCAGCCACGCGTGCGCCGCGTTCCCGACGCCCTCGTGGCGGATGAGCAACTGCGCCTGGTGCGCCACCTCGGCCCAGGACAGATGCCGCAGGACCACCTTGTGCTTGCGCCGTCCGTCCACCTTGACGTCGACCAGCGGAGTGCCTTCGAGGGCGACGTCGTTGCCCAGGGTGATGACCGCTTCGTAACCGCGCCTGGCCGCTATGTCCATGTAGTCCTGGACCTGCTGCTCCTTGAACGCGTTGCCGTTCGTCTTCGTCTCCACGAGAGCGGTCCACAGCTTGCCCGCCCGCTCCACCCGGATCACGCCGTCCGGGCGCTTGCGCACCTCGCCGTGCGGCAGCGAGACCTCGGTGAACGTCTCCATCCGGCCGGCCGGCGCCCCGAATCCGGCCATGAGCCGCCGCCCGAACTCGGGGACCTGCGCCATCACCGACAGCAGGACGGAGGTAGCCCGCGTCTCGCGCTCGCGGTCGCTCTTGAGCGAGGGCACCGGGAAGAGCCTGGCCTGCCGCCAGGTGTCGTTGTCGGCGAGGGACTTCTTGGCGACCTTGGGCAGGGTCACCTTCTTCCTGACGGTACGGGGGCGACGCACCGTCGGCGGGGCCTGCTCCGGCGCGGCGCCCGCCTTCGCGACCGGCTCCCGCGTGGCCTGCGCGGGAATGGTCGCGGCCACCGCCGCCGCGACGGGGGCGGAGTCAGGGGCGGAGGGCCCGGTTCCCGGCTCCGGGCCCGTTCCCGTTCCCGGACCCGTCGCCGTCCCCGCCGTCCCCGCCGTCCCCGCAGTCCCCGCCGACTCTGCCGTCCCCGCCGCCGCCGACTCTGCCGCCGCCTCCTCGTCCTCTTCCTCCGCCGCGTCGTCCACATTGATGCCGAAGTCCGTGGCCAGTCCGGCGAGTCCGGTCTCGTACCCCTGTCCGATCGCCCGGAACTTCCACTCGTTGTTCCGCCGGTAGAACTCGCCGAAGACGAAGGCGCTCTCGGCCCCCGCGTCATCGATGGAGAACCCGAGCAGGTCCTCGCCCACGCCGTCGCAGACGGTCAGCCGCAGGCCGTTGAGATCGCCGAACCGCTCGCCCTCGTCACGGCTGGCCGCGACGATGATCTGCGCCACGTCCGGGGCCACCGCCGCCAGATCCAGGCTGATCCGGTCCTCGCTGCCGCTGTCCGTCGGCGTCTTGCCCAGGAGCTGCACACTGCCGTCGTCGGCGGTCGGGTTGTTGTAGAAGAAGAAGTCGGCGTCGCCGCGCACCTTCCCGTTCTCGTCGAGGAGCAGTACGGAGACATCGGCGTCCCCGTCGCCCGTCTCGCTGCTCCAGCCCAGCCCCACGCGCACCGAAGCGGCGTTCTCGCTCAGGGCCGTGAGCCCGACATTGGCACCCTTGGTCATCTCGCGCATGCTGAATACCCCCCAAGCACGCGGGCCGCGCGTCCCCACGGGCGGCCCGCACCAACACATCTGGTGACACACCGCACACAAGCGGTGTCAGAAGTGAACCCTAGAGGAACGAACCCCGGCGCGCCCCCCTCCGTCAGCTCCCGGAGCGAACGGGCGGCTGGTGGGCGGCGCGGGCCGCGACGTCGGCGGCTCCGCCCGCGCCCATCAGTGAGGCGGCGGGGGCGGCGG
It encodes the following:
- a CDS encoding acyl-CoA dehydrogenase family protein, producing MGAHVIADDAEALAVAAGLAVAFRAGAAARDAERALPRAEVDRLSASGLLAVSVPRAYGGAEVSARTLAEIFRLLAAADPSLAQIPQSHFVYVNVLLRQGTEEQRKFFLGEVLAGRRFGNAQSEKGTRHVQDIRTRLTPGPAGSYVLTGEKHYATGALFADWIPVLARVGTGEGPAVGPASDSTPGSTPGSASGSVESAGVDGPLHVAYVRRDAPGVTVVDDWDGMGQRTTASGTVRLAEVAVAADRVVPHHLTFEGPQLHGAVAQLLHAAIDVGIASGALEEAAAFVRTSSRPWFEAVGEGYGTAAEDPLLVQRFGELAVQVRASAALLAAAADAVDAARADLTDATAAEASIAVAAAKVHAAGTAVETGSALFEVAGTRAAQDGLNLHRYWRDARTHTLHDPVRWKAWHIGRYALTGTRPPRHGLL
- the ssuE gene encoding NADPH-dependent FMN reductase, whose product is MATILSVSGSPSPTSRTARLLRHLDGRLTAQGHRVTPLDVRTLPAEALLGADFGHPAIVGARRLFEEADAVVIGTPVYKAAYSGLLKSLLDLLPQYALEGKTVLPLATGGSTAHVLAIDYALRPVLSSMGAAHVVQGWFVLDRHISVREDGSVAVDPEAREALDRVVDQFSLALAPERLAPARAAAAPTAAGVSAVAA
- a CDS encoding acyl-CoA dehydrogenase family protein, encoding MSTLATADWTTLPTPTDAPGWIARATEVAAVLATDAAARDKAGETPYAEVRLLKDAGLVTLLGPAAHGGGGQDWTTAYRVVREVAKADGSIGQLLGYHYLWNWAARLVGTREQWEAVEAEAARHRWFFGGAVNPRDSDVVVREDGDTLVFTGRKTFSTGSKVSDVTVLEGVLEGTDHHVFAIVPSDSEGLAFHDDWDNIGQRLTESGGVTIDGVRVPWASAAGYVDKVFRPRIYNTLNVPTIQLVFINFYLGTAAGALETAATYTTTKTRPWLHGGHERAVDEPYVIDVYGDLTAKLWAAEALADRVAEEGQRLHGDPYAVTAEDRGAFEVRVAAAKAVATEVALEVTGRIFEVTGARSTARAEGLDRFWRNVRTHTLHDPVAYKRREVGRSVLTGELPEPTWYS
- the sfnG gene encoding dimethylsulfone monooxygenase SfnG, translated to MSLPPAAAAAAEPLRFAYWVPNVSGGLVTSKIEQRTDWGYDYNRELAVLAENNGFDYALSQVRYMASYGAEYQHESTSFSLALLLATERLKVIAAVHPGLWHPGVLAKLGATADQLSHGRFAVNVVSGWFKDEFTALGEPWLEHDERYRRSEEFIRALRAVWTEDHAELAGDFYRIRDFSLKPKPLNTPERPHPEIFQGGNSTAARAMAGRVSDWYFSNGKDFDGVTEQIRDVRASAAEAGRRVKFGLNGFLIARDTEAEAREVLREIVAKADTEAVHGFGAAVKQAGRSAADGKGMWQDSSFEDLVQYNDGFRTGLIGTPEQIAERIVAYKRRGVDLLLLGFLHYLEEVEYFGKRVLPLVRELEAELPESEPEYGPESEPEAGPVALSA
- a CDS encoding putative leader peptide translates to MELSNSRKGGGAAMRDPMNDLRELTRRRHVDLVRVSSALCRRTG
- a CDS encoding TerD family protein, with the protein product MREMTKGANVGLTALSENAASVRVGLGWSSETGDGDADVSVLLLDENGKVRGDADFFFYNNPTADDGSVQLLGKTPTDSGSEDRISLDLAAVAPDVAQIIVAASRDEGERFGDLNGLRLTVCDGVGEDLLGFSIDDAGAESAFVFGEFYRRNNEWKFRAIGQGYETGLAGLATDFGINVDDAAEEEDEEAAAESAAAGTAESAGTAGTAGTAGTATGPGTGTGPEPGTGPSAPDSAPVAAAVAATIPAQATREPVAKAGAAPEQAPPTVRRPRTVRKKVTLPKVAKKSLADNDTWRQARLFPVPSLKSDRERETRATSVLLSVMAQVPEFGRRLMAGFGAPAGRMETFTEVSLPHGEVRKRPDGVIRVERAGKLWTALVETKTNGNAFKEQQVQDYMDIAARRGYEAVITLGNDVALEGTPLVDVKVDGRRKHKVVLRHLSWAEVAHQAQLLIRHEGVGNAAHAWLLQELLHYLQHENSGCHGFQNMGPAWVPVRKGIDEETLCQGDARAVEVVESWERLVRQVCLRLGGELGQKVLPVQRVRRSADSRARREAQADVLCREGRLDAELRIEGTPGTQGILAISADLRTGKLRTSVEIPAPEQGYPLSWAKRLIRQLADAPADLHVQTLLVGEGDGPRGTLERLRPEPADLLPRGDGEISGFRLSLFKGMGSTRGNAETGFIRSVDDVVDRFYAAVVVPLGRSAPGRAVSSP